The DNA segment ATGGTAACGAACTGGCGACCTTTACCGGCGAAGTCACCAACACCGGAAACGTCGCCGCCGAAGACGTCCGCGTCAAAGTGATCGTGCCCGCTAAGTCGAACCTAGTCGACATCAGCGAACCTTCGATGCGGCAAAAGTCGCCGAGCGAAGATGACTCGAAGGAGTCAAGCAAAAACGATGGCAACAATCAACCGACGATGGCATCCAAGCAGGGCGAAAACTCGTCCGCCAACGGAAACAGCGACAGCGAACAGTCGCAGAAGTCTGAAATGGAAATGACGGAAAAAGAGCTCACGATCGCACGATTGGAACCTGGTCAAACGGCAACTTTCGACTACGCCGTGCGAGCCGGTGACATTCAAGAGATTCCGAGCAAAATCGTGGCAACATACGTTTGCACCGTGGACTCAGCCGAGGATCAAACCAAGTCAACCGCTCGTGCTCAGTCAATGGCTGTGGCAACGGTGAAGGTTGTCCGGTTGCCAGCGATGCAGTTAATGGTTGTTGACGATGAAGACCCTGTGATCAAGGGCGACCAGGTCGTTTACACCATCCGCGTTTGGAACGAAGGGGACGCGCCGGATAACAACGTAAAACTGATCGCAGAATTGCCAGAAGGTTTGGAATTCGTCTCGGCCGATGGCCCAACCGAGAACAGTCAGGATGGAGCGACCATTCAATTCGATCCGATCAAGACGATGGAACCGGGCGACCGCGCGGACTACAAGGTGACGGCCAAGTGCCAAGGTAACAAAAGTGTACGCTTCGCTGCGAAGCTGACCAGCAAGAAGTTGCCTGCGGAAGTTTCTGCCGAAGAACCAACCCGCCTGTTTAAGCGATAGATGCATCACTCGCGTGTCCCGCCATCGATGGCGGAACTCGCCTCCTAATTTCAAGAGCCCGTCCGACCAAGTCGGGCGGGCTTTTCTGTTTGCCCAGCGAAGCTGGCAAACCCAGTCGATGCTTTCCACCGACCAAGCCCTGTTCACGGGGAATTGAATCCGATTCGCAAGGGTTCCGTGGGTGACTGCGGGTCTGAAGGAAGCGATAGGAAGAATGTAGTGCGTAGCGAAAGCGCACCCGATACGGCAGGTTGCTCGGACGAGCTTGCAAAAAGTGGCGATGTCCGATTCATGAATAGGAGCAACAAGTGACTGGGGACGTTATCAGATTCAGGGAGTCAGCACAGTAACTGGGGAGACCTGGATCCATCGCCGCGCTAGCTCCCCCAAAGGCGAAGCGTGAGAAGCAGATAGGCCGTGGCAAGGGGCAACTAAAGGCGAGGCTGATGTGGTGTCAGGAGTCAGATGATCCCGTAGTAGTGGGTAAGTCGCGGCCTGTGAAAGCTGGCAACAGTCTGGAGGAGAAAACCGTGATGACATCGAGCAAAGCAGCGGAGGAAACCGTGGCAAGCCTCGGTGGACGGCTTTGGCTCAAAAGGCCATCGCTGGATGCGAAGGGGTGAAGTTTTACGAGGGAGACTGGAAAGAAACGATCTGCACCGACAACCAGCAGCCGACATAAGCCCGAGAGACTCAAGGCTGGGGGGGAACGGTCCATGATGGCGATCCGGGGAACCGGCAAGTTGTCCGATATGCCGACGACATTCTGATCCTGTGCCGGAGCGAAACGGGGGCTCGTCATGCAATGGCAGTAGCAAGCGAAATTCTGGAAGGTGAACTAAAACTGACCGTCAACCGCGACAAGACGCACCTGACGCACGCCAGTTGTGGCGTGAAGTTCCTGGGCGTCATGATCGGCTCGGTGCACACCCGCATCGATCCGAAGAAAGTCGCGGCATTCACGTTGAAGGTCAAGTTAATCACACGTCGTACCAGCCCAGTCAACCTGGCAAAGGTCATTGCTGACCTGAACCCGGTGCTGCGGGGGTGGGGCCACTACTTCCGGATGGCGAACTGCAAGGCATTGTATCGTGAGCTGGCAAATTGAATTCGGCGTCGTCTGTGGGCCAAACAACTCGCGTTGTGGAAGAAACCGAAACGGCTGATTTGGCGTTTACGTCAGGTCGGCTTCAAAGGTGAAATTCAGAAGATGCGAATGACCGCGTGGCGAACGTCACGCAGCTCCTATGCCAGTTTCGCCATTGATAATGGTCACCTGGTTGAGCTTGGCCTGTTCGATCTAGCGTCGATTGAGACCGGAGTCTTTCCTCAGGCATCCTGAATCTCGTAAAACAGGAGCCATATACGGTCCGGTACGTACGGTTCTGTGAGAGGGCTGAGTCAGCGGTAGCACCGCTGGCTCACCCTACTCGATTGTTTGACATGATAGATGTCCAGCGTTGTCGAGACGTTCTAGATTTTTGTTTCCGCATCGACCCGGTGCATTGCATTTATCGAACTGTAAGCCATCGCACATACGCAAGGTTCGCAGATTCGTATGGTACGTCCTGGATTGCAACGGCGGGTGCCAGAGTGGAATGTTTCGCTCAGCATCGGTCGTTGATTGTTATCGTTTTCGGTCCCTCTGTGTGTCGGCTCACGTTGCCGACGGACTTTCAAAGCCGAAATGGAATAGGACAGGATTTCTTGTTCCAAGCTGACCATTGCTAAATTTATGTAAGGATGCCAATCAATGTCTTTTAAAATGCTCGCTAGTACGTTCGTTGTCGGCGTTGCTGCGTTTGGATGCTTTCTTCTTAGTGGATGCCGCCAATCCGGAGGCTATTACGACGGCAGTTCCTCCTCTTCCTATTCTGCCCCATCACAGAGTTACTCGGCTCCGGGCGGTTCTGGGACACGTTCTGCGCCTGTTGGCGGTTCGGGTACGCGATAACGCATTGGAGGAAAAGAGAGATGAAACAATTCTTGATTCAACGGTACGGTTGGCGGAGCGTCGGCGTTGCATGCTTGGTCGTATTCGCAGGTGGTCTTGGCGTGCGGTCGTTGCTTTCTAACCAAGAACCGACGGTTATGACGAAGCCCGTTTCAACGGACGCTGACGTCGACCAGATTTACACTAATCACGAGCCGGTAGGTTGGGTGTTCGGGCGCGTGGTCGGTTTTCAAGGTGCAGATAAGCCCATGCTCCCGCACCGATCCCGTCCGTCAATGAATAGAACATCATTCGCCAGGCCTGCGAAACCTTAGAAAGGCATTGCCTGGCGTTTCACCGTCCAGCAAACAGTTCTCGCATTCGAAAGGAATTTGGTCCGATGCAATCAGCCTTGTTCAGCGAGCAGCAATTCGCCAAGTCGTCGATCTGTCCGCAGTTTGCCGTTGCCGCTCAACCGGTCGAATCCTCGCTTCGCTACCGTGATGAATACTCGACTTGCTTACAGAAGGAGATTCCGGAAGAAATCATCGAGCGGTATTTTGGGGGCGAAGGCCGCACGCCCTGCGTACGCTTTGGTGAAGTGGTGCTGGATTTAGGAGAACGCTAAATCGTCGTCAATCATTCGAAGGTGTCACGTCGCGTGGGCCGTGGGGACTTCGACTTTTGGCATTCGACCAACACGGATGCGCTCGATGCTAGGAATGCCGACAGGAGGGGCAGATGTGTATAACGAGCAACTGCATTCGATCATTGAAGACGGAATGGTGGGGTACGTCTGTGGCATCGCTGGGGCAGGGGACGCGCGATTTACCAGTTGGCGGTTTGCTGGCGAATTGCAGCGGTGTGACAAGCGACCGAAATACCAAACCGCTGAGTAAGCGAGGGATAGCGGCCTGTTCTTTCCGTCCTTCGCATACGCAGCGGGTTAGGGGCTTGGCTGCCTGTCACTTATTCGCAACTCATTTATCTTACGTTCCGAGAAACCTCGCCATACTTTCGCATTGGCCTCCACACTGTTGAATTCGGGGGCGAGCTGGGCGACTGGTCTGGAACACTGATGACCGGGTGATTGGTGAAGGCTTGCAATTCGACGATATCGGCGGCTTTGGTGACGCCTCCGCAACGCTCAATCGCCGATTGCATTCTCATGATACGTCAGATTGTCAGGACTCTAGAAAACGGTTTTTCTGTTGCGCAACCGACACAAATTTTCCGGAAATGATTTACCGCAACCTGACCATTTGACTCTCGAACCAAATCTCGGCTGATCATTCGCAAACGGGATGACCACCGTTGGAGCGGCGTTGGTTAGGCATTCGAGCGTTCTGTCGTGAACGAAAGGCTATAAAACGTTTCAATCAGCAAGCCGAATTGCATTTCTCAGATCCGGGGCTGGAACATTTCCACGGGTTTTGAGTGCCACTGCATTCACCGACGTGACCATTGGTAACATAGTGCTGGCCAATCTCTCAATGATTTTTTGCTAAACCATTCGACGGATGTCTGAACCAAATGTTGGAAAGGCAAACAAGGTGGACTTGATGTCGGTCGCGGTCAGGCCATGTTTCATTGCCAGTGCAAACAGATTGATCGTTTCCTCGGCACCTGGACCTAACAGATGGGCGCCGAGAATCCTATCGGTTTTCTTGTCAACGAGTACCTTGTACCCAGCACAGCGTTGGCCATGCTTGCGAACCGATCCCCACGACGACGTATCGTCGTGTCGGACTTCAACGTCATGTCCTTTTTCGGCCTCTAGTTGTGACATTCCGATCGCCGCGATTGCGGGAACCGTAAATGCGACTTGCGGTATGTCGCCGTAATCGGGGCGATTTAGTGGCTGTTCTGCGAACAAATTCTTTACGACCACCCTCGCCTGTTCGTTGGCCGTTGGGGTTAATCGCGGTTGCGGGCATTCGACACAGTCGCCAGCGGCATAAACGTTTGGATTGCTTATGCTCTGCATAAAATCGTTAACCTTGATTCCTCGGTCGCCAAAGTCGACCTCGCCGACGTTCAGCTCCATGTTTTGCAAGTTGGGGACTCGACCTGCACCGTGAACGACCAAGTCCGCCAACACAGTCTTCTCACCTTTGGAGGTGTAGTACTTGACTGTCGTGGACTGGCCAACTTCGTCGGCGCTGATTTCCGTTACTTTTGCATCCGTGATTATCTTCATGCTGTGTGGTGCGGAATAGTCGACCAACTGTGCCACCAGATCAGGATCGAAGGGCTCCAGGACTCGGTCGCCGCGCTCGATTACCGTTACATCGCATCCGTGCCTCGCCGCTACACAAGCGAACTCCAACGAAATATAGCCACCACCGACGAAAGTAATCCGATTGGGAAGCGATGAGAGTTCAAAAAAAGCATCACTGAGCATCGCGTGCTGGCCGCCCGGAATATCAAGTTTTCGCGGAGATGCACCGACTCCGACGAAAATTCGCTTGGCTGTCAGCTGCGTTTCTCCAACGCGTATTTCGTTGGGGCCAGCAAACGAAGCGAGTCCCGAGTACGTTTCAATCCCACGTTTCTGATAGGAGGCTTCTGTCTTGTCGGCGACCGGATCCGTAAATTCACGTTTGAATTCAAGCAAGTTTTGCCAGTCAATTCGCATTGCTGGGAACTCAACTTGTTTACCCTTTGCTCCACGAGCACGATCTACCAAATTCGCCGCATTCGAGTAGACTTTTTTGGGGTTACAACCGCGAAGTGCACACGCGCCGCCAAACTCTCTCGCCTCGACGACCGCGACGCGTTTGCCAGCCTCGCGGGATTTCGTGGCGACCGTGGATGCAGACGGTCCGGTCCCGATTACGATCAGATCAAATTCGGCGTTGCTCATGGCAGTTCGATGTCCAATCCGTGATTGATCCGATTGGTGAAGTTCGCCAGTGCAACCGTGGCCGCTAACGTAACCAACTGCGTGTCATCAAGAAACTCTTTTAATGTCGATACGATCTTAGGATCGACGGTAGCTGTTTTCGTCAACTCTTCGGAGTACGCCAGCACCGCTTTCTCGTGGTCGCTGAACGTATCGCTGGCAGCATAGTCGTCGATTGCGGCAAGTTGCGCATCGGTCGCCCCCGCTTTCTTAGCCGCCGCCTTATGGTAGTGCGAGCAATACTCGCATCCGTTGACCTGCGATGCTTTGTAGTACGCAAATTCGCGAAGCTTGTCAGGCAGATCATTGAGGATGCCATCGTTAATCTGAGTGGTTCCTCCAAGGACGTCGGGCTGGTGGGCAAGCGTGCTAAAGATGTTCAGTGACTTCCCGAATTTTTTCTCGATTGCTTCCAAAATGGGTTGTGAATCGGCAGGGGCGTCAGCGGTCTTTAGAGGGGCAACATGTGGCATGATCGGACCTATGGCATTGAGGGAAAAGTTACTACTCGGAAACGAAAGATGTACGCAAACAGCGCGCCGCTAATCTGTCGTAATGGAATTTGTTAACGAACGGTTTGCGAGCGCATCGTGTTTAGCATGATTTCTATGGGTACGGCGGAAATTGGTCGAAGCCCATTTGGGAACGTCGGAGTTCTAGCGACGGTCACGACGGGTCAGGCGGATGTAGCGTGTCGATCACCCTGGCCAGAACCATCATCTTGCGGGTGTTGTCGATGCAAAAGGGAAAGGGCCAACCAGTCGTCCTGATCGCATTCCATGTCGTTGGCGGCGATTGGAATGATGGGGAGCCAACGTGCTGACACGACAAATGCGATGGCTAAGATGCCTGGCGATTAGGTTTACGTAGAGGATTCCGGCCGGAGTGAGCGTTTCGATTCTTCCGCCCACCAATCCGCATAGGGTGTATTACTTGCAAGGTGACGATTGAAATCGGTGTCGTCATTCCACCAAGTTGGTCCGCGTTCGCCCAACGCGACCTTTGCAGCATCAACATCTCTCCTAGCTTCCTCTAACGATAGGTTATCACCTGATCGTTTTGCAGCCTTCACCGCGCGTCTAGCGGACATCAAATCTCTGACAAGACGACCAAGAACCGCCTCGCTTAGACGCGGATCACTTTTTCGCCATAACCTTCCGGCGACGACGAAGTATCTTCCATCTGGAGTCGTTGGATAGTCCATTGGCCCGCTGGCGGGAGTGTGATCGGATTCGCCGGGAATCTCACTACAGGAAATTCAGAGGGGGATTGAGCCGTTGCAAAATCCTCCTTCTACAACGCCGCCGTGGTCTTTTCTGATCGATCTGACTTAGCGGAAGTTTCCTCGGGTTCTTTGTCATGCTCGTCGTCGTCGGGCTGGGCAACGGCACCGACCACGGGGTAGCTCACGCCGTGGTTCGTTTGAATGGGGCGCAGGCGGTTGTCTTTCTGGGAATTCATGTCACTCTCCATTTGGGGATCTATCCTGAATCTGATAGCAAGGAGAAAGATGCAAACAGCGTGCCGATGCGCCATGTGATTTAACAAAAATTTGTTTGCACGAAGCGTCGATTGCGACGAGTGCCGATCCTTGTGGAATACCGCAGCTACCGCTTAGGAACGCGAGAGTGGTAAATGACGGTTTCCCAGTGTGGTCGGAAGCCAACGAAGCGACGAGTGTCGTCGTGAAAGTAGGGTTGGAAGGTCCAACGCCTGACGACGGTCGCTACGTCTGACAGGTAGTTACGCGCGCCGAAAGCGTAGACAGACCGGCGAGACGTTACGAATCGATTTCACTCTATGTGGGCGGTATTCAGGCACATTGGGTGTTGTGCGAGCGGCAAAGTCTGCAAGGAGGCTGGTGCTACACCGCAAGAATGACGTCGGAGCCATTTCATGATGGTACCAACTTGGAGCCTGATACCGTTTGCGTTACCTCAGGATATGCATGCAATCGCCTGCTGTCGCAAAACCTGAACAGGTGGGGATTTTTTCCAGAGATGATTCCCACGGTGTTGTCGATTTCTCCCGAATCCGACAACGGAAGGCGACAGGCAGCAAGCAGTGTTGCCAACTCAAACCACTTCGTTGGTATAGCCGTATCTTACCGATCGATCCAAAGTTGATCTAACCGGCAAAGTACGCGAACTACCCTTCGCCAAATCGCCCTCGTGAGCGTTGGCGGAGATCGCAACGACTTTGGGGCCGATAAACGGGACGCGGATTTCTTGCTGGAACCCGATGCCAGCTGGCGAACCGTTCGGGCAGGTTGTGCTACTCACGGGCAAGCAGTTTGGAGCCTGATGGCGAGCGGTCAACAGCAACCGAATGATCACACAGGTGGGGACGTGCCGGATGAGCAAACCGATTTTTGACTGCGATTGCGTCTTTGCACGCGATAGCCTGCGTACAGGAGAGGTGGGCGGCGATAGTCTCTCGCGATAGACCCATTTTCAACGGATTGTGAAGACCGAATTCGGCCTTCAATGAGATGCCCAGGGAGTTGCTTGTTGTCCGCGGGACGCTGAACGCGATCAGACGTCGCGGGGAGCATTCTGAAACGATTGACGAATCGCCGCTTAGCGGTTCTGTGCGTGATGGTCCAATTAGGCACTAAGCCGGGTCTGCGATTATCTTTCCCGTTCGGTGGTCGACTCTATGCAGGCGAGTCACATCGCCCGATGGACCACTGGCGGATTTTAAAGAGACCAACCAATAAGGGTCGTTAGGGACGTTCGCATCCACCATCGCGCGAAGGGTTTCCGGATCATGCACACCGTTCTCGCTATACAATTTTGCGTAGAACTCCTTTTCCCGCCGAATCTTCGGCGTGTCAAAGAAGACCGCTGAACACTTTGTGCCTGGCGCAATATTACCGAAGTGTTCAATGACAATCATGATTGCCTTTTTTTGATCCATTTCTTGTTTTGTCAATTCTTGCTCCCGCGATTGACACTTGCTGAACTGAAAATCGTAGCCTGTTAAGGGACCAGTATAGGTTAGTAGTCTAGCGATGGGAGCGGTTCGGATTTCAAACCGGCATGTGGTTATCTGCCAAATGTAAGACCGACTGGACCAGTTCGGAAACGGAACGGTTTCGGTTTCCTGCGGGGGCGGGGGACTGACATCGTTCATTCCAGACGATGCGGAGCCGAAGCAACCGGCGTTGGTGCAGAGGCCGGAAATACGTTGCTTACAGACTGGATGCCCCTGCTGGAATCTCTGCTGGATCGATTGCGGACAAGAGGAATTGATCTTGCCTGTTAGAGGATCGGGGGTGTTCGTTTGGCGTTCTGGGTGGATTGGCCGCGAGTCACTTGCCCGATCGGTCCTAGTTCGTTTTGCGCGGCG comes from the Roseimaritima multifibrata genome and includes:
- a CDS encoding COG1361 family protein; translation: MRSFFRHLTLGCGLAAACFASQAQADEIRTGDGLISLSAEMPDEVRIGESFEYEVKLSNASDNVVLHDIKLEQRKTKGLSIESVSMKNQGKQNDSKKESTESSSSSKEMTVSTLKPGDSRTFLVKATADEEGKLHSCLEIASYTPAVCLTSQVVKPQLELTKVAPEQANRCSMIELEYALKNGGSGDVGPVKVTDSLGEHLATIEGNSELSFEVDGLAAGETREFVARVYAQKPGEFSSRAEATATNSELSSRSKETTTKVISADLAAKLNGPNRLYGNELATFTGEVTNTGNVAAEDVRVKVIVPAKSNLVDISEPSMRQKSPSEDDSKESSKNDGNNQPTMASKQGENSSANGNSDSEQSQKSEMEMTEKELTIARLEPGQTATFDYAVRAGDIQEIPSKIVATYVCTVDSAEDQTKSTARAQSMAVATVKVVRLPAMQLMVVDDEDPVIKGDQVVYTIRVWNEGDAPDNNVKLIAELPEGLEFVSADGPTENSQDGATIQFDPIKTMEPGDRADYKVTAKCQGNKSVRFAAKLTSKKLPAEVSAEEPTRLFKR
- a CDS encoding group II intron maturase-specific domain-containing protein; amino-acid sequence: MIGSVHTRIDPKKVAAFTLKVKLITRRTSPVNLAKVIADLNPVLRGWGHYFRMANCKALYRELAN
- a CDS encoding dihydrolipoyl dehydrogenase family protein, encoding MSNAEFDLIVIGTGPSASTVATKSREAGKRVAVVEAREFGGACALRGCNPKKVYSNAANLVDRARGAKGKQVEFPAMRIDWQNLLEFKREFTDPVADKTEASYQKRGIETYSGLASFAGPNEIRVGETQLTAKRIFVGVGASPRKLDIPGGQHAMLSDAFFELSSLPNRITFVGGGYISLEFACVAARHGCDVTVIERGDRVLEPFDPDLVAQLVDYSAPHSMKIITDAKVTEISADEVGQSTTVKYYTSKGEKTVLADLVVHGAGRVPNLQNMELNVGEVDFGDRGIKVNDFMQSISNPNVYAAGDCVECPQPRLTPTANEQARVVVKNLFAEQPLNRPDYGDIPQVAFTVPAIAAIGMSQLEAEKGHDVEVRHDDTSSWGSVRKHGQRCAGYKVLVDKKTDRILGAHLLGPGAEETINLFALAMKHGLTATDIKSTLFAFPTFGSDIRRMV
- a CDS encoding carboxymuconolactone decarboxylase family protein, whose protein sequence is MPHVAPLKTADAPADSQPILEAIEKKFGKSLNIFSTLAHQPDVLGGTTQINDGILNDLPDKLREFAYYKASQVNGCEYCSHYHKAAAKKAGATDAQLAAIDDYAASDTFSDHEKAVLAYSEELTKTATVDPKIVSTLKEFLDDTQLVTLAATVALANFTNRINHGLDIELP